Proteins found in one Chloracidobacterium sp. genomic segment:
- the pxpB gene encoding 5-oxoprolinase subunit PxpB, which yields MRYFPLGDAALTVEFGNAISEHLNDKAIALANAVASERFPWLIESVPAYASTTFFYDPLIVKSMFPDGETAFAAVREVISGMVSRMPQRVGDIVAEAIDITVDFGPDAALDLDYIADISGLDQRETIEIFTSREYRVYMLGFLPGFAYLGEVDERIAVPRRSSPRTSVPKGSVGIAGRQTGIYPLRSPGGWQIIGRTDLELFTPYGDTLTQLRPGDRVRFVPK from the coding sequence ATCAGGTACTTCCCACTCGGTGACGCGGCCTTGACGGTTGAATTTGGCAATGCGATCTCCGAGCACTTGAATGACAAAGCCATTGCGCTTGCTAACGCCGTCGCATCCGAGCGGTTTCCGTGGCTGATCGAATCGGTCCCGGCCTACGCTTCAACAACCTTCTTCTACGACCCTTTGATCGTGAAAAGTATGTTTCCCGATGGCGAAACGGCATTTGCCGCCGTTCGTGAAGTGATATCCGGAATGGTATCGCGTATGCCACAGCGGGTAGGCGATATTGTGGCCGAGGCGATCGACATCACTGTTGATTTCGGACCCGATGCGGCACTCGATCTCGACTATATTGCGGACATCTCCGGCTTAGACCAGCGTGAGACGATAGAGATATTTACGTCGCGCGAATATCGTGTGTATATGCTCGGGTTTCTTCCCGGTTTTGCGTATTTGGGAGAGGTTGATGAGCGGATCGCCGTCCCGCGGCGCAGTTCACCGCGAACGTCTGTGCCGAAGGGGAGCGTTGGCATCGCCGGGCGCCAGACCGGCATTTATCCGCTCCGTTCGCCCGGCGGTTGGCAGATAATCGGCCGTACCGACCTGGAACTATTCACGCCGTACGGCGACACGCTGACGCAACTTCGACCGGGCGATCGGGTACGCTTTGTCCCAAAATGA
- a CDS encoding biotin-dependent carboxyltransferase family protein codes for MTSITIIKAGFLTTIQDLGRTGYRRFGINPGGAMDQRAARIVNGLAGNDENTPVLEMHFPAAEIGFGGDLMFALGGADFQATLDGVPIDNWRCHIARSGSILRFEGKASGERAYIAVNAGFIADTWLGSSSTNLVAGIGGVAGRPLRNGDVLRSPESDGSLDQNALRQIAATSLIPFYSRFPTLRIIKGAEYGILSQAGKAALTEQTFELSHASDRMGFRLKAEPLATTRPLEMVSSSVTYGTIQLLPDGQLVILMADHQTAGGYPRIAHIIAHDLPVAAQLGGGAKLCFHLVGIEEAESLRQQIEHELSLFRIGCRLRRRV; via the coding sequence ATGACCAGCATAACGATAATAAAAGCCGGATTCCTGACTACGATCCAGGACCTCGGACGGACAGGATATCGCAGGTTCGGGATCAACCCCGGCGGTGCGATGGATCAGAGGGCCGCGCGGATCGTCAACGGCCTCGCAGGCAACGACGAAAATACCCCGGTACTCGAGATGCACTTTCCTGCCGCCGAGATCGGATTTGGCGGCGATCTGATGTTCGCTCTCGGCGGAGCGGACTTTCAGGCAACTCTCGACGGCGTGCCGATCGACAATTGGCGGTGCCACATCGCCCGTAGCGGAAGCATTTTACGATTTGAAGGTAAAGCATCAGGTGAGCGAGCGTATATCGCTGTAAACGCGGGCTTTATCGCCGATACCTGGCTCGGTAGTTCATCGACCAATCTTGTGGCCGGCATTGGCGGCGTTGCCGGACGACCACTTCGAAATGGCGACGTACTCCGATCGCCGGAATCAGACGGAAGTCTTGACCAAAACGCTCTCCGGCAAATAGCGGCTACATCGCTCATCCCATTTTACAGTCGCTTTCCGACGCTCCGGATCATCAAGGGTGCCGAATATGGAATTCTGAGCCAAGCCGGTAAAGCGGCGTTGACCGAGCAGACCTTTGAGCTTTCACACGCATCGGACCGAATGGGATTTCGATTAAAAGCTGAGCCACTCGCCACCACGCGACCGCTAGAGATGGTTTCGTCCTCTGTCACATACGGAACGATACAATTACTGCCGGACGGCCAACTCGTCATCTTGATGGCGGATCATCAGACCGCCGGCGGATACCCGCGGATCGCACATATCATCGCTCACGACCTGCCCGTTGCGGCCCAACTCGGCGGTGGTGCTAAGTTATGTTTTCATCTTGTCGGCATTGAAGAAGCGGAAAGCCTCCGGCAACAGATCGAACACGAACTCAGTCTGTTTCGTATCGGATGCCGTCTCAGACGCCGAGTCTAA
- a CDS encoding divalent metal cation transporter, with the protein MTVGKPLRTSRPAIYGAAFLMATSAVGPGFLTQTTVFTQQLLASFGFVILLSVVLDIFAQLNIWRILTVTGKRGQDLANETIPGSGYVLAAFVAFGGLVFNIGNIAGCGLGLNALFDLPVEIGAAISAGAAIVLFLFKDAGRAMDIFVKILGVLMLLLIVYVVYASSPPLGDAVYHSFVPERIDPKAIVTLVGGTVGGYITFAGAHRLIDAGVIGIDNLAKVNRGAVSGIALTAVIRVLLFLAVLGVISMGASIDIKNPPASVFQNAAGTFGLRLFGVVMWAAAITSVVGAAFTSMSFLKTLHTKIEQKNRYFVIGFILISLAIYLSVGQPVRLLVWAGTINGFILPIGLAIVLIATHRSTVIDDYDHPFWLKATGWGVVLIMLGFSVSTIWTMIFG; encoded by the coding sequence ATGACTGTAGGAAAACCACTTAGAACTTCACGGCCGGCCATCTACGGAGCGGCCTTTCTGATGGCAACGTCGGCCGTAGGCCCCGGATTTTTAACGCAGACCACTGTGTTCACACAGCAGTTACTGGCAAGTTTTGGCTTCGTGATATTGCTGTCCGTGGTACTCGACATATTTGCACAGCTAAATATCTGGCGGATCTTGACCGTCACCGGCAAACGCGGACAGGATCTTGCGAATGAAACGATTCCCGGCAGCGGCTATGTACTTGCGGCGTTTGTCGCATTCGGAGGGCTTGTCTTTAATATAGGCAATATCGCCGGTTGCGGCCTCGGACTCAACGCACTTTTCGACCTGCCCGTCGAGATCGGTGCCGCCATCAGTGCGGGAGCAGCGATCGTGCTCTTTTTATTTAAGGACGCCGGCCGGGCAATGGATATTTTCGTCAAGATCCTAGGCGTCCTGATGCTTTTGTTGATTGTCTATGTCGTTTACGCTTCGAGCCCACCTTTGGGCGATGCCGTGTATCACAGCTTTGTCCCGGAGCGAATAGATCCAAAAGCGATCGTTACGCTCGTAGGTGGAACGGTCGGCGGATACATAACCTTTGCCGGCGCCCATCGCCTGATTGACGCCGGAGTGATAGGGATCGATAACCTGGCCAAAGTCAATCGCGGGGCGGTTTCCGGGATCGCTCTAACGGCCGTGATCCGCGTACTCCTATTTTTGGCGGTTCTCGGCGTTATCTCGATGGGAGCGTCGATCGATATTAAAAATCCGCCGGCATCTGTGTTTCAAAATGCGGCCGGGACATTCGGGCTAAGGCTCTTTGGCGTGGTTATGTGGGCGGCAGCGATCACTTCGGTCGTTGGGGCGGCATTTACGTCTATGTCCTTCCTTAAGACACTTCACACTAAAATTGAGCAGAAAAACAGGTATTTTGTCATCGGGTTTATTCTGATCTCGCTAGCGATCTACCTTTCGGTTGGCCAACCTGTAAGACTTCTGGTCTGGGCCGGGACGATCAACGGGTTTATCCTACCGATCGGCCTTGCCATCGTATTGATCGCTACCCATCGATCGACTGTGATCGACGATTATGATCATCCGTTCTGGCTAAAAGCGACCGGTTGGGGCGTGGTGCTGATAATGTTGGGTTTCAGCGTTTCGACCATATGGACTATGATTTTCGGATAA
- a CDS encoding VWA domain-containing protein, with product MKMVRSLLFVAFTLIFIPAMYGQSGRRVAPAPISTPPAVSNAKSDAAPRYSESKPQAPRRNRPSVGFPKLGQSGTANPKAGSNDTPVEVGDDEVLKVETNLITIPVSVFDRNGLYIPGLEQEDFAIFENGKEQEIAYFGTIDKPFTVILLIDTSPSTAYKIEEIQAAATAFVDQLKPQDSVMVIEFASNVNVLTEVTNDRQKIYKAIRRANWGDGTSLYDAVDFSLRKRLSKIPGRKAIVLFTDGVDTTSSRSGYDSTIDMAEESDAMIFPIYYNTYASNNGGTGSPLPNINGGVLGSRGGIFNPRGQSAADYQRGRQYLNDLAAYTGGRVFRPGDTPGGLRAAFEGIAEELRRQYNIGYVPIAEGKPGQRKDIKVRVDRPNLVVRARDSYIVGATAEPARSN from the coding sequence ATGAAAATGGTTCGTTCATTATTGTTCGTTGCGTTCACTTTGATCTTCATTCCGGCGATGTATGGCCAATCCGGGCGCCGCGTGGCACCGGCACCCATTTCGACGCCGCCTGCCGTCAGCAATGCTAAATCCGACGCAGCACCTCGTTATTCTGAATCAAAGCCACAGGCACCACGACGAAACCGGCCATCCGTCGGCTTTCCCAAATTGGGACAAAGCGGTACCGCCAACCCGAAAGCCGGTAGCAACGACACGCCGGTCGAGGTCGGCGACGACGAGGTCCTCAAGGTCGAAACCAATTTGATCACGATCCCGGTTTCAGTATTTGACCGAAATGGTCTATATATACCGGGGCTCGAACAAGAAGATTTTGCGATCTTTGAGAATGGCAAAGAGCAGGAGATCGCGTATTTCGGCACTATAGATAAGCCGTTTACCGTTATTTTGCTGATCGACACCAGTCCGTCCACGGCATACAAGATCGAGGAGATCCAAGCGGCGGCCACCGCTTTTGTCGATCAATTAAAGCCACAGGATAGCGTGATGGTCATTGAATTTGCCAGTAACGTTAACGTCCTGACCGAGGTGACGAACGACCGTCAGAAGATCTACAAAGCGATCCGCCGGGCGAATTGGGGCGACGGCACATCGCTTTACGACGCTGTAGATTTTTCGCTGCGCAAACGCCTCAGCAAGATCCCCGGACGCAAGGCGATCGTACTATTTACCGATGGCGTAGATACGACATCGAGCCGCTCCGGATACGACAGCACGATCGATATGGCGGAAGAATCGGACGCGATGATCTTCCCCATTTATTACAATACGTACGCTTCCAACAATGGCGGCACAGGCTCACCATTGCCCAATATCAATGGCGGCGTTTTGGGTAGCCGCGGCGGCATTTTTAATCCCCGAGGCCAGAGTGCTGCCGACTATCAGCGTGGGCGTCAGTATCTGAATGACCTTGCCGCTTACACCGGCGGCCGTGTTTTCCGCCCCGGAGACACACCGGGAGGCTTAAGGGCGGCTTTCGAGGGTATCGCTGAAGAACTTCGGCGTCAGTACAATATCGGTTACGTTCCGATCGCCGAGGGCAAACCCGGTCAGCGAAAAGATATAAAGGTAAGGGTCGATCGCCCGAATCTCGTCGTTCGTGCCCGTGACAGCTATATCGTCGGAGCGACCGCGGAACCCGCACGATCTAACTAG
- a CDS encoding ABC transporter permease produces MNRLTYIGIAIAMVVVLAAIFASVLSTHDFNAQNLMLRYAAPSGEHWFGTDALGRDIFSRVLYGARISLEVGITVVTVSAVVGTILGAIAGFYGGIVDKFLSGYVFNVFLAFPGLLLAIALVAFLGAGLGKLILALCVIGWVGYARVMRGQVLKVREYDYVQAARALGASNMRILFTHILPNAIQPLIVQASLGMAGAVLSEASLSFLGLGVPSVPSWGTMIDEARGFDLLINAPHVLFFPSVAIALTVLAFNFIGDGLREFLDPKQRAR; encoded by the coding sequence ATGAACCGGCTTACTTACATCGGCATCGCGATCGCGATGGTCGTCGTCCTGGCGGCCATATTCGCATCTGTTTTGTCGACACACGACTTTAACGCTCAAAATCTGATGTTGCGGTATGCGGCTCCGAGTGGCGAACACTGGTTTGGCACAGACGCACTCGGTCGCGACATTTTTTCGCGAGTTCTATATGGTGCTCGGATCTCATTGGAGGTCGGAATCACGGTCGTTACCGTTTCGGCGGTCGTCGGCACAATACTGGGTGCGATCGCAGGCTTTTACGGCGGAATTGTCGATAAATTTCTTTCGGGTTACGTATTCAACGTCTTTCTGGCGTTCCCAGGGCTGTTGCTCGCCATCGCTCTCGTCGCCTTTCTCGGAGCCGGCCTTGGCAAACTCATTCTAGCCCTTTGCGTGATCGGTTGGGTCGGATATGCCCGCGTAATGCGTGGACAGGTGTTGAAAGTCCGCGAATATGACTATGTTCAAGCGGCAAGAGCACTCGGAGCAAGCAATATGCGTATTTTGTTCACGCATATTCTGCCAAACGCCATTCAACCGCTGATCGTACAGGCGTCGCTCGGAATGGCCGGTGCGGTCTTGTCGGAAGCGTCGCTTTCATTCCTCGGGCTCGGAGTGCCCTCGGTTCCAAGTTGGGGCACGATGATCGACGAAGCACGAGGCTTTGACCTTCTGATCAACGCTCCGCACGTCTTATTTTTCCCCAGCGTCGCGATTGCCCTGACCGTTTTGGCATTCAATTTTATCGGCGACGGACTTCGCGAATTCCTTGATCCAAAACAGCGAGCGAGGTAG
- a CDS encoding LamB/YcsF family protein produces MRSIDLNCDMGEGCPFDAELMKYVSSVNIACGYHAGDEQTMRRTVDLAVANGVAIGAHPGYPDRDNFGRIDMSFVESDLIHILTDQILTLRNICESAGAALSHVKPHGALYNRSARDPIVASAIAHTVKAIDPDLMLFGLAGSCSVSEAKIAGLTTASEVFADRTYRSDGSLTPRDRPNALIIDPQIAAKQALSMALNGDVFLADGSKVVVQCDTICIHGDGEDPVNAVVAIRELLLNSNISIRSLYDCRKTT; encoded by the coding sequence ATGAGATCGATCGATCTAAATTGTGATATGGGCGAGGGTTGCCCCTTCGATGCCGAGCTGATGAAGTACGTCTCATCAGTTAATATTGCATGCGGTTATCACGCGGGTGACGAACAGACAATGCGGCGTACCGTCGATCTTGCAGTTGCCAATGGCGTAGCGATCGGTGCCCATCCGGGATATCCCGACCGCGATAATTTTGGGCGAATTGATATGTCATTTGTGGAAAGCGATCTGATCCATATCCTGACCGATCAGATACTCACACTGCGGAATATCTGTGAATCGGCGGGTGCGGCACTTTCTCACGTGAAACCTCACGGTGCCCTGTATAATCGATCTGCTCGCGATCCGATAGTCGCAAGTGCGATCGCTCACACAGTCAAAGCTATCGATCCCGATCTGATGCTATTTGGTTTAGCAGGCAGTTGCTCCGTCTCCGAGGCTAAGATCGCCGGACTCACAACGGCATCGGAGGTTTTCGCCGACCGAACATATCGATCCGACGGCAGTTTGACGCCGCGAGATCGGCCAAATGCTCTTATTATCGATCCACAGATCGCCGCTAAACAGGCGTTGTCGATGGCGTTGAATGGGGACGTCTTTCTGGCTGATGGGTCAAAAGTCGTAGTGCAATGTGACACTATCTGCATCCACGGCGACGGTGAGGATCCTGTAAATGCGGTCGTGGCGATACGTGAACTTTTATTAAACAGTAACATAAGTATTCGGTCGCTATATGACTGTAGGAAAACCACTTAG
- a CDS encoding ABC transporter permease yields the protein MKYRILNILRQLALMLLVIWTVVSLVTLLIELVPGTPAAVILGETATTEQIENFNKKHGLDRPAFFFSYTDDSGFSWNGIDNRYVDYWKGLVQGDLGMSFRTERPVRDMIFERYPATIKLALAAMLVAIGIAIPLGVVAGSNKNKFIDNAASFVALLGISLPTFVVGPFLVYLFAVNLRIFSPTGSAHPEDIILPAVTLGGALSAILTRMVRSSVIEELGEDYVRTARAKGLSERMVVYKHVLKNGLIPVVTILGLQLGVLLAGSIITEKIFNWQGLGLLLLDDGIGKRDYRLVQGCVLVISVTFIIANSLTDFVYRRLDPRIRLS from the coding sequence ATGAAATATCGCATCCTAAATATCCTGCGCCAGCTCGCCCTGATGCTGCTTGTGATCTGGACGGTCGTATCACTCGTCACATTGTTGATCGAGCTTGTGCCCGGTACGCCGGCGGCTGTGATATTAGGCGAAACTGCAACGACTGAACAGATCGAGAACTTCAATAAAAAGCACGGCCTTGACCGCCCGGCATTTTTTTTCTCATACACGGACGACAGCGGTTTTAGCTGGAACGGAATTGATAACCGTTACGTGGATTACTGGAAAGGCCTTGTTCAAGGCGACCTCGGAATGTCTTTCCGAACCGAACGGCCCGTCCGCGATATGATCTTCGAACGCTACCCGGCGACGATCAAACTCGCACTCGCCGCGATGCTCGTAGCCATCGGTATCGCGATTCCGCTAGGCGTCGTCGCGGGTTCGAACAAAAACAAGTTTATCGACAATGCCGCATCATTCGTGGCACTTTTGGGAATATCGCTCCCGACATTCGTTGTCGGGCCTTTTCTGGTCTATCTTTTCGCGGTCAATCTCAGGATATTTTCGCCGACGGGTAGTGCCCACCCGGAGGATATAATTCTCCCTGCCGTTACGCTCGGCGGCGCTTTGTCGGCGATCCTGACGCGTATGGTGCGTTCTAGCGTAATTGAGGAACTGGGTGAGGACTACGTCCGCACAGCGCGTGCAAAGGGCCTCAGCGAGCGAATGGTCGTGTACAAACACGTGCTCAAGAATGGATTGATACCTGTAGTGACGATACTCGGGCTCCAACTCGGCGTATTGCTGGCTGGTTCGATAATCACCGAAAAGATATTTAACTGGCAAGGACTGGGGCTACTGTTGCTCGACGACGGTATCGGCAAACGAGATTATCGTCTCGTTCAGGGTTGTGTGTTGGTCATCAGTGTGACGTTCATTATTGCCAATTCTCTTACGGATTTTGTATACCGGCGGCTCGATCCGCGCATTCGACTAAGTTAG
- a CDS encoding sigma-70 family RNA polymerase sigma factor: MTKTDDVTVLLEQMSSGSQTAPDELLPLVYDDLRRLAHAYFNRESSDHTLQATALVHEAYLRLVKWENVSWQNRAHFFAVAAEVMRKILIDHARKRNAQKRSGGQRVILDDAISFPDKKDFDVLKLDDALVALEATDARQAKIVELRFFGGLSIEETAYILDISETTVRREWTFAKAWFQRELTRS, from the coding sequence ATGACCAAGACCGACGACGTCACAGTTTTACTAGAACAAATGAGCTCCGGCAGCCAGACGGCGCCTGACGAGTTGTTGCCGCTTGTCTACGACGACCTTCGCCGCCTCGCACACGCATATTTCAATCGGGAAAGTTCTGATCATACGCTTCAGGCGACGGCACTCGTGCACGAAGCGTATCTTCGTTTAGTAAAGTGGGAAAACGTCTCGTGGCAGAATCGGGCTCATTTTTTTGCGGTCGCGGCCGAGGTGATGCGCAAGATCCTGATCGATCACGCCCGCAAGCGCAATGCACAAAAGCGATCAGGCGGGCAGCGGGTTATCCTGGATGACGCGATCAGCTTTCCGGACAAAAAGGATTTTGACGTTCTCAAGCTCGACGATGCTCTGGTTGCACTGGAGGCTACCGATGCCCGCCAAGCAAAGATCGTCGAACTCAGATTTTTTGGCGGCCTCTCGATCGAAGAAACCGCCTATATTCTCGACATTTCCGAAACCACGGTCCGCCGCGAATGGACATTTGCCAAAGCCTGGTTCCAGCGCGAACTCACCCGTTCGTGA